From a single Rhodococcus qingshengii JCM 15477 genomic region:
- a CDS encoding response regulator transcription factor, translating into MRVLVVEDEVRLAETIRRGLVAEGFVTAVELNGDDGFATACSDEFDVIVLDIMLPGKHGYDIVRDLRAREIWTPILMLSAKDGEYDLADAFDLGADDYLVKPFSFVVLLARLRALVRRGAPQRPAILSVGDLSLDPAKHQVSRAGIELTLTPREYSVLEFLMRNNGVVVTKTEIVRSVWDTNYEGDENIVEVYIGYLRKKLDLPFGTQSIETVRGVGYRFVGTA; encoded by the coding sequence GTGCGAGTACTGGTGGTCGAAGACGAAGTGCGCCTGGCCGAGACGATCCGGCGGGGATTGGTGGCCGAGGGATTCGTGACCGCCGTCGAACTCAACGGTGACGACGGATTCGCGACTGCGTGCAGTGACGAATTCGACGTGATCGTTCTCGACATCATGTTGCCGGGCAAACACGGGTACGACATCGTGCGGGATCTACGCGCCCGGGAGATCTGGACGCCGATCCTCATGCTCTCGGCAAAGGACGGCGAATACGACCTGGCTGATGCATTCGATCTCGGCGCCGACGACTACCTGGTCAAGCCATTCTCGTTTGTCGTGCTTCTCGCTCGGCTGCGCGCACTGGTGCGTCGCGGCGCTCCACAACGTCCGGCGATACTCTCCGTTGGAGACCTGTCCCTCGACCCGGCCAAACATCAGGTGAGCAGAGCGGGAATCGAATTGACCCTGACGCCAAGGGAGTACAGCGTTCTCGAATTCTTGATGCGCAACAATGGTGTGGTGGTCACGAAGACCGAGATCGTTCGCTCTGTCTGGGACACCAACTACGAAGGTGACGAGAACATCGTCGAGGTGTATATCGGTTACCTTCGTAAGAAGCTCGACCTCCCGTTCGGAACTCAGAGCATCGAAACGGTCCGAGGCGTCGGGTACCGCTTTGTCGGCACTGCCTGA
- a CDS encoding serine hydrolase, protein MTDRPFVLDDLHRVVTPTETSISPDGTVVVFVRSEIVAGKATTSLWAVSRDSQARRLTAGPADSAPRFSPDGTSIAFLRKVGDSAQLHLIPLAGGEAETLTTSASLPLGAGAAAWSPDGNAIAFAAVVSRSDSADPNAPIVTDRLGYKVDGAGWLGTFRRHLHTVDLETKAVRRLTDGDWNADVPSWSPDGTALAFTANLEPDSDLNLTFSAYRILVDDLSVPPQRLGHATGVQGSTLWHPQGDSVVAIGTPEVRVGTADLIRLSVPGPTETPVDVTLTAHLDRNVMPGAPGYPGGTPALSNTRDEIVFCLRDRGWTHLYAADIETGTSRSLVANPNEVVSALSVARDARVASVIVTTQQSFGEVALVDLDSGAVTTLTKFTAEALPEVTLFAAEEREFTISDGRTVHGWLLSAPETSGAAPLLLDIHGGPHNAWTGVADTYHPAHQVLAAQGWRILTLNPRGSDGYGADFMYAVNGAWGTSDQADFLEPIDALVAEGLVDGDRLAITGYSYGGYSTCHLTSATDRFAAAVAGGLICDFNAMAGVCDFGPHLASLATGTTVPENSAGLLAASPLAAVKNVVTPTLILHGKSDERCPLGQAEAWFAALRQQHVPTRLVAYPGASHGFLVNGSISHRIDYSTRLIEWVKRYTSAKLPKTGLANASAGADAWKRSLDVLCERYGVTGAQFGILTLDSSGKEITRTTVASGVINADTGVEVSTDSLFQIGSITKVWTAMLVMQLVDEGLLDLDATVRSILPDFALQDEETAARITVRALLNHRNGIDGDLFIDKGRGDDVVERYVEGLRDFRQVHPLEDGFAYSNSAYVLAARIVEVLRGGIWDDILKERIIDPLGLAHTLTLTGDTPRYSVAAGHTGNSVVMPVWPITRSMGPAGCITASIGDLLTFAELGLLEGQSVDGVRIVSEKSAAAMRTPEIDISELFPDKSGWGLGWFHETWSGEEIFGHDGSTIGQHAYLRIFPRHNVAIALLTSGGKADGLYRDLFTEAAAALVGLEPPQALAPNPASVESIPDSVLGKYSSGGIAIEFRRGESADEAVITVIGDVIPNPEEDETAPKKPATVATLVPSQIPGTWTTRQPGAAGWTTVRPHRDGVYVGFRFLPRVNA, encoded by the coding sequence ATGACTGACCGTCCATTTGTTCTCGACGACCTCCACCGTGTGGTCACACCCACTGAGACCTCAATCTCTCCCGACGGCACCGTGGTCGTCTTCGTTCGCTCGGAAATTGTTGCTGGAAAGGCAACTACATCGCTCTGGGCGGTGTCCCGCGATTCCCAGGCTCGCCGCCTCACCGCAGGGCCCGCCGATTCTGCCCCTCGGTTCTCTCCGGACGGAACCTCGATTGCCTTCCTGCGTAAGGTCGGCGACTCCGCGCAGCTGCACCTGATCCCGCTCGCCGGTGGCGAGGCCGAAACTCTCACCACATCAGCATCACTCCCCCTCGGCGCCGGTGCAGCAGCCTGGAGCCCGGACGGAAATGCCATCGCGTTCGCCGCTGTGGTCTCACGCTCGGACTCCGCCGATCCGAATGCTCCCATCGTCACCGACCGACTCGGATACAAGGTGGACGGTGCCGGTTGGCTCGGCACCTTCCGTCGCCACCTTCACACTGTCGATCTGGAGACGAAGGCAGTTCGACGGCTCACCGACGGTGATTGGAATGCCGACGTTCCGTCCTGGTCGCCCGACGGCACGGCCCTTGCCTTCACCGCGAATCTCGAACCGGACAGCGATCTGAACCTCACGTTCAGCGCTTACCGCATCCTCGTCGACGATCTGTCGGTTCCCCCGCAGCGACTCGGTCATGCCACCGGAGTGCAGGGCTCCACACTGTGGCATCCGCAGGGAGATTCGGTCGTCGCCATCGGCACTCCCGAGGTCCGTGTCGGAACTGCAGACCTGATCCGGCTGTCCGTCCCCGGCCCAACCGAGACACCGGTCGACGTCACCCTCACAGCTCATCTCGATCGCAACGTGATGCCCGGTGCACCCGGTTACCCCGGCGGCACACCGGCACTGTCGAATACTCGCGACGAAATCGTGTTCTGCCTACGCGATCGTGGATGGACGCATCTGTACGCGGCCGACATCGAAACCGGCACCTCTCGATCCCTCGTCGCCAATCCCAACGAGGTCGTCTCGGCGCTCTCCGTTGCCCGTGACGCCCGCGTCGCCTCCGTCATCGTCACCACGCAGCAGTCCTTCGGCGAGGTCGCACTCGTCGATCTCGACAGCGGCGCGGTCACCACGCTGACGAAATTCACCGCAGAAGCACTCCCCGAGGTGACACTGTTTGCCGCCGAGGAACGCGAGTTCACCATCTCCGACGGCCGCACCGTGCATGGTTGGTTGCTGTCCGCTCCCGAAACCAGTGGCGCTGCACCTCTTCTGCTCGACATTCACGGCGGACCGCACAACGCGTGGACCGGCGTTGCAGATACCTATCACCCCGCCCACCAGGTTCTCGCCGCCCAGGGTTGGCGCATCCTGACCCTCAATCCACGTGGGTCGGACGGGTACGGCGCAGACTTCATGTACGCCGTCAACGGCGCCTGGGGTACCTCCGACCAAGCCGACTTCCTCGAGCCGATCGACGCGCTTGTCGCCGAGGGACTTGTCGACGGGGACCGTCTGGCGATCACCGGGTACAGCTACGGCGGATACAGTACGTGTCACCTGACGTCCGCGACGGATCGTTTTGCCGCTGCAGTTGCCGGCGGGCTGATCTGCGATTTCAACGCCATGGCCGGAGTCTGCGATTTCGGTCCGCACCTCGCGTCACTCGCCACCGGCACGACTGTTCCCGAGAACTCCGCGGGGCTGCTGGCAGCCTCACCGCTCGCCGCCGTGAAGAATGTGGTGACCCCGACGCTGATCCTGCACGGAAAGTCGGACGAGCGGTGCCCGCTGGGTCAGGCCGAGGCCTGGTTCGCCGCACTGCGCCAGCAGCATGTACCCACCCGACTGGTGGCGTATCCCGGTGCAAGCCACGGGTTCCTCGTCAACGGCTCGATCTCGCACCGAATCGACTACAGCACGCGGCTCATCGAGTGGGTGAAGCGATACACCTCCGCGAAGCTGCCCAAGACCGGCCTGGCCAATGCATCTGCCGGCGCCGACGCGTGGAAGCGCTCACTGGACGTACTGTGTGAGCGTTACGGCGTCACCGGTGCTCAATTCGGTATTCTCACACTCGATTCCAGCGGCAAGGAAATCACCCGTACGACGGTGGCTTCCGGCGTGATCAACGCAGACACCGGGGTCGAGGTATCCACCGACTCCCTGTTCCAGATCGGATCCATCACCAAGGTATGGACCGCGATGCTGGTCATGCAGCTTGTCGACGAAGGCTTGCTCGACCTGGACGCGACCGTCCGGTCGATCCTGCCCGATTTCGCACTGCAGGACGAGGAAACAGCTGCCCGCATCACGGTTCGCGCACTTCTGAACCATCGCAACGGAATCGACGGTGACCTGTTCATCGACAAGGGTCGCGGCGACGACGTCGTCGAACGCTACGTCGAGGGCCTGCGTGACTTCCGTCAGGTTCATCCACTCGAGGACGGCTTCGCGTACTCGAACTCCGCGTACGTCCTTGCAGCTCGTATCGTCGAGGTTCTTCGCGGCGGCATCTGGGACGACATCCTCAAGGAGCGGATCATCGATCCGCTCGGCCTCGCGCACACACTCACGTTGACCGGGGATACACCGAGATACTCTGTGGCAGCGGGTCATACGGGGAACTCCGTCGTGATGCCCGTCTGGCCGATCACCCGCTCGATGGGGCCCGCCGGCTGCATCACTGCCAGCATCGGAGATCTACTCACGTTCGCGGAACTCGGTCTTCTCGAAGGACAGAGCGTCGACGGCGTACGGATAGTGTCGGAAAAATCGGCCGCCGCGATGCGCACACCCGAAATCGACATCAGCGAACTGTTCCCGGACAAGTCGGGTTGGGGCTTGGGCTGGTTCCACGAAACCTGGTCGGGCGAAGAGATTTTCGGGCACGACGGCAGCACCATCGGGCAGCACGCATATCTGCGTATCTTCCCCCGCCACAATGTCGCGATCGCACTGCTGACCAGCGGCGGCAAGGCCGACGGCCTCTACCGTGATCTCTTCACCGAAGCCGCGGCCGCGTTGGTCGGACTCGAACCTCCGCAAGCCCTCGCCCCGAACCCCGCGAGTGTGGAGTCGATTCCGGATTCGGTTCTGGGAAAGTACAGCTCGGGCGGAATAGCAATCGAGTTCCGTCGTGGAGAGTCCGCTGACGAGGCCGTGATCACCGTCATCGGCGACGTAATCCCGAATCCCGAGGAAGACGAAACAGCTCCGAAGAAGCCTGCAACGGTAGCCACTCTCGTACCGTCGCAGATCCCGGGGACCTGGACCACCCGTCAACCCGGGGCCGCCGGTTGGACGACGGTACGGCCGCACCGAGACGGAGTGTACGTCGGATTCCGCTTCCTACCACGGGTTAACGCGTGA
- a CDS encoding COG4705 family protein yields MAFTREMASKVPEVTLYFWLIKILGTTVGETAADSLDADLGIGLIGTAALTSVFLVVALIIQFTRKQYVPWIYWLVVVLISVVGTLITDILTDDLGVPLEVSTGVFAVALAATFGIWFASERTLSIHSIRTPKREAFYWFAILFTFSLGTAAGDLIAEQVDLGYAKSAVLFGVVIAVVAAAHFGLKLNAVLAFWIAYVVTRPLGASIGDLLTQDRDEGGLGFGPTVVSIVFTIVIVALVAFLTGTKVDVLPEPSNERQPADAKTGDAVR; encoded by the coding sequence ATGGCGTTCACGCGTGAAATGGCGAGCAAGGTCCCAGAGGTCACACTGTACTTCTGGCTGATCAAGATTCTGGGCACGACGGTGGGGGAGACTGCCGCGGATTCACTCGACGCGGATCTAGGTATCGGACTGATCGGCACCGCTGCGTTGACTTCGGTGTTCTTGGTCGTCGCGCTGATCATCCAGTTCACGCGGAAACAGTATGTACCGTGGATTTATTGGCTGGTGGTAGTTCTGATCAGCGTAGTCGGAACGCTCATCACCGACATTCTGACCGACGATCTCGGTGTACCGCTCGAAGTGAGTACGGGAGTCTTTGCGGTTGCCCTGGCCGCTACGTTCGGGATCTGGTTTGCCAGTGAACGGACGTTGTCCATCCACAGTATTCGCACGCCGAAGCGCGAAGCGTTCTACTGGTTCGCCATCCTGTTCACATTTTCACTGGGAACGGCGGCAGGAGACTTGATTGCCGAACAGGTGGACCTGGGGTATGCGAAGTCTGCTGTGTTGTTCGGCGTCGTGATCGCCGTAGTGGCCGCCGCGCACTTCGGCCTGAAACTCAATGCTGTACTTGCATTTTGGATCGCTTATGTTGTCACTCGTCCATTGGGAGCGTCCATCGGTGACCTGTTGACCCAAGACCGAGATGAGGGCGGCTTGGGATTCGGGCCGACGGTGGTGAGCATTGTCTTCACGATCGTGATCGTCGCGCTGGTCGCCTTTCTCACTGGCACCAAAGTCGATGTTCTGCCAGAACCGAGCAATGAACGGCAGCCCGCAGACGCAAAAACGGGTGACGCGGTCCGGTGA
- a CDS encoding sensor histidine kinase, producing the protein MEHLASSILHPSRWSVRARSTVASTLVIAFCLVIAGLALVFVLANSLHLSALNSSDARATQLVQQLNGKNPADLDPSLLSTDSQIGIVQIVDADHRIVAQSPGTDSDLLSERFLGPDESDALGRVKKSDDEDYWLIGRGAQTATGPVTVFVGADREPVETVVTTVAVLLAIVGPLVLGLAAFATYRLVGSALAPVERIRARVASISSGRQGERVPVPSGNDEIARLATTMNDMLARLDEGALAQQRFVSDASHELRSPLSTITTALELAHRRPDLLDNALIEDALLPEARRMRQLIEDLLILARSDESELEKFGIVVDVDLDDILFAEQKRIDGISAVTVAAAVAPVRVSGDPRALTRMVRNLVDNAVRHAETLVYLECSEAGNEAHIVIEDDGPGIPAAERERIFGRFVRLDQPRSRQGGGSGLGLAIASEIVAAHHGTISVSERAGGGSRFEVTIPVPND; encoded by the coding sequence ATGGAGCATCTTGCCTCGTCGATTCTGCACCCGTCCCGGTGGAGCGTGCGCGCGCGGTCGACCGTGGCTTCGACACTCGTGATCGCCTTCTGCCTGGTGATCGCCGGGCTTGCACTGGTTTTCGTGCTGGCAAACTCCCTGCATCTGTCCGCGCTGAACAGCTCCGACGCTCGCGCCACGCAATTGGTCCAGCAGCTCAACGGAAAAAACCCGGCCGATCTCGACCCTTCGCTTCTGTCCACAGACAGTCAGATCGGAATCGTGCAGATCGTCGACGCCGATCACCGAATAGTCGCCCAATCACCTGGAACCGACAGCGACCTCCTGTCCGAACGTTTTCTCGGCCCTGACGAGTCGGACGCTCTCGGAAGGGTCAAGAAGTCCGACGACGAGGACTACTGGCTGATCGGGCGAGGCGCTCAGACGGCGACCGGACCAGTCACCGTCTTCGTCGGCGCCGACCGCGAACCGGTTGAAACCGTGGTGACGACCGTTGCCGTTCTGCTGGCCATCGTCGGACCTCTGGTCCTGGGGCTGGCAGCGTTTGCCACCTACCGCCTCGTCGGTTCGGCCCTCGCTCCCGTCGAACGCATCCGCGCTCGGGTAGCATCGATTTCGAGTGGGCGTCAAGGTGAACGAGTGCCTGTCCCGTCAGGGAACGACGAGATAGCCCGACTGGCAACAACAATGAACGACATGCTGGCGCGCCTCGACGAAGGTGCGCTGGCCCAGCAACGATTTGTCAGCGATGCCTCACACGAGTTACGCAGTCCGCTGTCCACGATCACGACGGCCCTCGAACTGGCACACCGACGCCCGGATCTCCTCGACAACGCGCTGATCGAAGACGCACTACTTCCCGAGGCGCGCCGGATGCGGCAGTTGATCGAAGACCTGTTGATTCTCGCGCGCTCTGACGAAAGCGAACTCGAAAAGTTCGGCATCGTCGTCGACGTCGACCTCGATGACATCTTGTTCGCCGAGCAGAAAAGGATCGACGGTATCTCCGCAGTTACGGTCGCCGCTGCCGTGGCTCCGGTTCGGGTCTCCGGAGACCCGAGAGCATTGACGCGGATGGTGCGAAACCTCGTGGACAATGCAGTGCGGCATGCGGAGACCCTCGTGTATCTCGAGTGCTCCGAAGCCGGAAACGAAGCCCACATAGTGATCGAGGACGACGGGCCCGGAATCCCTGCAGCAGAACGCGAACGAATCTTCGGACGCTTCGTCCGCCTGGACCAGCCGCGGTCGAGGCAGGGAGGCGGGTCCGGACTTGGACTCGCCATCGCGTCGGAAATAGTTGCGGCGCACCACGGAACCATTTCCGTCAGCGAGAGGGCGGGCGGTGGAAGTCGATTCGAGGTGACGATTCCGGTACCGAACGACTGA
- a CDS encoding serine hydrolase domain-containing protein — MTETQNAETQNASELEESKMQEQLQELVDQWRVEANIPGVSVGIVHGDNDIVVTSGIESVETQLPVTDKTMFMIGSTTKVFAATAAMALVEDGLLDLDTPLVEYVPELTFADETATRTVTMRHLLTHTGGFTGDAGLSAGWGEDALGRSVSRLNELRQEFPVGEVFSYSNSGFVLAGHVVAKISGLTFEELVKQRVLDPLDMKNSAFLPWDVMTHRFALGHYIRDGVPFVSNETGLDRGMIPCGGMWSSVRDQLVWARYALSGEHPGEGQPLDESTRLLMQKPQRPAAMMFEEVGLGWLLTRYGTTQVVRHGGNVSNLQVSEFMTVPEKNFAVTVLTNALGGGIGKKIVDWCMANLTELPTPASLDVVEPEPAAVDAVLGKYQAGSLTMTVAPGDEGIGIRMGSAQDLGEYEDIVWPPAIPIAFLNDRDFAARADTTRALGRFVTDDTGRAVMLEFGGRTAKRVA; from the coding sequence ATGACGGAAACACAAAACGCCGAAACACAGAACGCCAGCGAACTCGAGGAATCAAAGATGCAAGAACAGCTTCAAGAACTCGTCGATCAGTGGAGGGTCGAGGCGAACATCCCCGGCGTCTCGGTCGGCATCGTTCACGGCGACAACGACATCGTCGTCACCAGTGGCATCGAGAGCGTCGAAACCCAACTCCCGGTCACCGACAAGACGATGTTCATGATCGGCTCCACCACAAAGGTGTTCGCCGCAACAGCCGCGATGGCACTCGTCGAGGACGGCCTACTCGATCTCGACACCCCGTTGGTCGAGTACGTCCCCGAACTGACCTTCGCCGACGAAACAGCCACGCGCACAGTCACGATGCGTCACCTCCTCACCCACACCGGCGGATTCACCGGCGACGCGGGCCTCTCGGCAGGCTGGGGCGAAGACGCCCTGGGACGCTCGGTTTCACGGCTGAACGAACTGCGACAAGAATTTCCCGTCGGAGAAGTCTTCTCCTACAGCAACTCCGGATTCGTTCTCGCCGGACATGTCGTGGCCAAGATCAGCGGACTGACCTTCGAAGAGCTGGTCAAGCAGCGCGTGCTCGACCCCCTCGACATGAAGAACTCGGCCTTCCTGCCCTGGGACGTGATGACCCACCGGTTCGCACTCGGTCACTACATCCGCGACGGTGTGCCGTTCGTGTCCAACGAAACCGGGCTGGACCGCGGCATGATCCCTTGCGGCGGAATGTGGTCCTCGGTGCGAGACCAACTCGTCTGGGCACGTTACGCACTGTCTGGCGAACACCCCGGCGAAGGACAACCGCTCGACGAGTCCACCCGGTTGTTGATGCAGAAGCCGCAGCGTCCCGCCGCGATGATGTTCGAAGAAGTCGGCCTGGGATGGCTGTTGACTCGATACGGAACCACACAGGTAGTGCGGCACGGCGGAAACGTGAGCAACCTCCAGGTCTCCGAGTTCATGACAGTGCCCGAGAAGAACTTCGCCGTCACCGTGCTGACCAACGCCCTCGGCGGCGGAATCGGCAAGAAGATCGTCGACTGGTGCATGGCCAACCTCACTGAACTACCCACGCCGGCATCCCTCGACGTGGTCGAGCCCGAACCCGCTGCCGTCGACGCAGTCCTGGGCAAGTATCAGGCCGGCTCACTGACGATGACCGTCGCCCCCGGTGACGAGGGAATCGGCATCCGGATGGGCAGCGCGCAGGATCTCGGTGAATACGAGGACATCGTCTGGCCGCCGGCAATCCCGATCGCCTTCCTCAACGACCGTGACTTCGCTGCGCGCGCCGACACCACCCGGGCGTTGGGACGCTTCGTCACCGACGACACCGGTCGCGCCGTGATGCTCGAATTCGGCGGCCGCACCGCCAAGCGAGTGGCTTGA